GTCTGCTCGTTGCGGTCGCGGGCCGCCTGCAGCTGGGACTGCCAGGGGTGCGGGTCCTCCGGACGCGGCCCGCCCGGCGGCACGGGCGGCATGACCGCGGTCGGGTCGGCGTTCCCCGTGTTCCCGGCGTTCGCCGCGCTGGTCGGCATGACGCTGGTCGCGCCGTTGGGGTCGTACGAACCGGCGTTGTTCGGCAGCACCTGCGTCGGGTCTGCCGCGCCCGGGGTCGCGGGCACCGGGGCCGGCGAGGGGTCGGGCGCGAGCAGCGCGGCGACCCCGAGTGCGGCCTCGACCTGCGCGGACGAGGAGTGCACGCCGATACCGGCCGCGACCGTGCGCAGCCCGCGGGCGAGGTTCTCGGCGCTGGGCCGCTCGGCGGGCTCCTTGCGCAGACAGCGCTCTATGACCGTCCACAGGGGCTCGGGCACGGTGGTGGGGCGGCGGGGCTCCTCGCTCAGGTGGCGGTGGAGCACTTCGAGCGCGGTGCCGCCCGCGAACGGGGGCCTGCCGGTGACCAGTTCGTACAGCAGGATGCCCGCGCCGTAGATGTCGACGGCGGAGGTCTGCGGGCGGCCCTCGGCGGATTCCGGAGCGACATACGCGGGTGTGCCGACGAACTCGTGCGTACGGGTCAGGCCAGGGGAGTCCGCGAGGCGCGCGATGCCGAAGTCGGTCAGCATCGGGTGCATCTGGCCGTCGGCGTCGGTCTTGAGCAGTACGTTCGCGGGCTTGAGGTCGCGGTGGACGACGCCGTCGGCGTGGCTGGCGGCGAGCGCGTCCGCGATCTGCGCGGTCAGCAGAGAGGCGGCGACCGGGGTGAGCGGGCCGTTCTCGCGAATGTAGCGGTGCAGGTCCGGGCCGTCGATCAGGTCCATGACCAGGGCCAGCAGATCACCCTCGACGACGAGGTCGCGGGTGCGCACGATGTTCGGGTGGGTGAGGCGGAGCAGGACGGAGCGCTCGCGCAGGAAGCGCATCACCACGTCCGCGTCGTTCGCGAGCTCCTCCTTGAGGACCTTGATCGCGACGGTCTCGCCGGGCTGGCCGGCCACGGCCGCCTCGGCGCCCGCGGTCTCCCGCTGACTGGCTCGCCAGACGGTGCCCGTGGCTCCGCGCCCGAGGGGCTCCTCGAGCAGGTACTTGCTGCCTACCGGCCGCACGTCATGCGCTCCCTGCTGGTCGTGGTCCTTGCCTGGTTCCGAGCCACTGTGCCCCGCCCGGGTGTCCGACCCACTTTAGTGCCGCCGAACGGGGCACCGGCCGGGTTGTCTTTCGGCCACCTGCCCAGAGGCGTTCGAAAGAAAGACGCCGACGTCGTACGGATGGTTGCCGAAAGGTTGCCGAACGGCCGTGCCGCGAACGTCACTCACGTTCCGGATCAGATCCCAAGCAGGCATTTTTACGCCCAGAGCCGACCAATCAAGATCACTTACCGGTGGCTCCCGGGCGTGTTGTCAGTGGCAGGTGCGAGGATGCCCCTCAGCACGCAGTCGTGGGGGCGGGAGCCCTGCGTCGTGTGCCGACCTGCCGGGTGGGGGCGATCACAGGCGGCTCCCCTGCCGGGCACCCCGCGCAGAAGGGATTGCTGACGGCGATGCAGATCCGGCTGACCGTTCTCGCGCCGCGCAGCGGGCAGTCCGCGGCCGCGGGCCATGACTCACGCCCGCCGCATGCGCCGTACGCCTTCGCGGGCCGTGCCTGCGACGTGCTGATCACCGCGCCCGCCGGGACGGCGCTGGCCGCCGTGGCCTCCGGCCTGGCAGCGGCCGTCTCAG
The Streptomyces lunaelactis genome window above contains:
- a CDS encoding serine/threonine-protein kinase, yielding MRPVGSKYLLEEPLGRGATGTVWRASQRETAGAEAAVAGQPGETVAIKVLKEELANDADVVMRFLRERSVLLRLTHPNIVRTRDLVVEGDLLALVMDLIDGPDLHRYIRENGPLTPVAASLLTAQIADALAASHADGVVHRDLKPANVLLKTDADGQMHPMLTDFGIARLADSPGLTRTHEFVGTPAYVAPESAEGRPQTSAVDIYGAGILLYELVTGRPPFAGGTALEVLHRHLSEEPRRPTTVPEPLWTVIERCLRKEPAERPSAENLARGLRTVAAGIGVHSSSAQVEAALGVAALLAPDPSPAPVPATPGAADPTQVLPNNAGSYDPNGATSVMPTSAANAGNTGNADPTAVMPPVPPGGPRPEDPHPWQSQLQAARDRNEQTQVQYLDPSQDPLRRRPQRQQQPQDRRPQPQPYAQQPQPYPPQRQQQPQRQQQRQQYAPPPQQQQYAPPQQPPPQQPAPRQPRQRNPNRTRIPGLGCLKGCLVSVVLIIVAGWLVWELTPLQGWIAEGKSYWDAIGDGISKVSNWVSGLGDSDPATGDTGPGPGSDVGPGSDGGQ